The Chitinophagaceae bacterium nucleotide sequence CAGTTGGTAATAACTCCTCCATTTTCTTTAGAGTTTTTGTTACTAAAACTTCTTTTCCTGAAAAAGTAACCAATTTATTATAATTGTCCATTCCTTCGCAATACATAATACCGCTAATTTTGATTAAATCATAACCATTTGTTGTTGGAACAGCAATTTTATTTAGTATTCCCGATTCGTTGTTCATGTTTTCTAATAAAGCTGTTATCCGCTGTTGATTTGTAGCAACTGCTCCTTTTCTCTCAAGCCTTTTTATAGTATCATTTAAATCAATCATATTAATTGGTTTCAAAAGATAATCCAAAGCTGCATGACGAATAGCCTCAATTGCATACTCTTTATGTGCGGTCGTAAAGATGATGTCAAAAAAGATATTATTGAAGTATTTAAAAAGTTCAAAGCCATCTTCTTCGGGCATTTGAATGTCTAGAAAAACCAATTCCGGATGATGCTTTTTAATCAGGTTGACAGCCTGATTTACTGAAGAGGCAGTATCCAATACAATGAGTTTTTTAGGGAAATGTTTGTTTATCAATTTCTCTAAAAATTCTCTTGCGTTTCTTTCATCATCAACTATTATACAGGTCGTCATTTTTTTTTCACAAAATAAACAAAGTGTTGCAGAAGACAAACTCAAATTTAGTTAACGTTGCATAAAAGAAGATAATGTTGAATTAAGTGGAGTAAACGAATGTTGTTGCAGTTCTAATTTTGAAAAAATCTTACTATAATTTCATTTTTCTCTCCAAAAAACGACTACTCTATCCCCGTCGGACATCTGAATTCGGGTATGTACATACTGACTTTGCAAATAGAAGGCAAAAACTATAGCCGGAAGTTGATGATTCGGTGAGGTCGGTGGGATAATTTACAAGTGAAAACTTAATTAGGCAGGGAATATAAAATTAAGGCAGGTTTTTGTTAATTTGGTAATCGTCAAATAAAAACTAAAAATGTATAATAATTCACATCTGAATAAAACCTACAGTTTTACTATTTTGTAATGAAAAACTTTACCGCTAACATTTTCTAATTTCACAAAGTAAATACCCGATTTTAAATAACTTAAACGAAAACTTGCCGGCGACTCAGATATTTCAAAATTACCTAAGTTGATTCCTGAAACACTATAAATTCTGGCAGTGTATTTTTCATAGTCTGCTATTTTTATATTTAAAATGTCATCTATAGGGTTTGGATAAAGCACAGGGTAAAAACTATTGATTTCTTTGATATTCAGACTCTCTTCCTCACAAGAAAGACAAGTTCCAAAAACTTCTTGATTTGGTCCGGAAAGCAAGCTGACAATATTAAAATCTCCGGTAATAGTAAACTTTAAATTTCCATCATATTCATAAACCCAACCCGTACCAACATAATTTGTCGGAGGTGTAGCAGGGCCTGTAAATATGGTATCATTATCTACCGCTATTCCAAAATGACCCCATTCTCCATTATAAAATTCAAGCTTTTTTTTACTGCAAGTAAAAGTTGATACATCAATGTCTAATTCTCCATCAAATTTCAACGTATCTCCTAAAATGTATCCATAAGCATTGCCTATTGACGGCTTTACATATGAAATGAAATTGTTGGAAATAAATGCACTTCCAACAGGATAAGTTATATCGTCAGTTGAAACATCTTGAAGATAGCTGTCGCTATATGCTGATAAATCAAGACAACTACTCTCTTCCTCACAAGAAAGACAAGTTCCAAAAACTTCTTGATTTGGTCCGGAAAGCAAGCTGACAATATTAAAATCTCCGGTAATAGTAAACTTTAAATTTCCATCATATTCATAAACCCAACCCGTACCAACATAATTTGTCGGAGGTGTAGCAGGGCCTGTAAATATGGTATCATTATCTACCGCTATTCCGAAATGCCCCCACTCTCCATTATAAAATTCAAGCTTTTTATTACTGCAAGTAAAAGTCGATACATCAATGTCTAATTCTCCATCAAATTTCAACGTATCACCTAAAATATATCCATAAGCATTGCCTATTGATGGCTTGACATATGTAATAAAGTTATTAGAAATAAACGCACTTCCAACAGGATAAGTCACATCATCAGTTGAAACATCTTGAAGATAGCTGTCGCTATATGCTGATAAATCAAGACAGTTTTGAGAATAAGTAAGGCCCCAGGCATATAAAAATAATGTGATAATGATTAATCTCATAAAATTAATTTAGAGTGAAAACTAAAAAATAGCTTATTTACTTTTTGGCTAAAAAACAGTAAGACTATATAATAATATCTATAACTGCATCAAATATATTAAATTATTTTACATTTTTATGCAAATAAGTAGAGTTTTAAGATTAAAGTCAGCACAATAAACCAAATCTAAAATTTCGAAAAATCAAGACTTAAGGAAATTATGGTCGCAGCACTAAGCAATAGAGTAAAGATTGATGATAAAAAAAGTAATATCGCTAAACATCTATGCTAAAAAAAGCATGGTTTACATTCTAACCCAAAACTAAAAAATGCCCAAAACCAAACCCGCTGCGAATGTTTGACCGAGCTCTTTTGCTTCATTGATACGATCTTTCAACTCATGCTCTCTGATAATCAGCGTTTCTAAGGCTTTTCTCAATATATATCCGGAAGCTATTGTTTCAATATGACGCTTTGCTCCGCTGCCATCATTTTCGCAACATATCAGCAAACAGTAGGGCAATTGCAATTCCTTTTCCCTGGAAGGATAATAGGTGCGATCAAAAAAATCTTTTACAGCGCCACTCATATACCCAAAATACTCCGGAGTGGCAATAATCAATCCGTCAGCTTCTTCAATATCTTTCAACTCAACCTCAAAAGCTCTTTTTAATTGAACATCCACACCCTTTTCCATTAAAGCACCCTCCCGGCAAGCTTTGGCCAGCTTTTCAGTATGCCCTTGCTGAGAATGGTAAAGTATTAGTAATCTTTTTTTCATAATCAAGCTGTAAAATAGTCACTTTTCCTAAAAAAGGGCGGAATTGTGTGATTTTTCAAAATAAGAGCTTAACTGAATGGCCCCCTTTTTAAATTTAAAATATCTCTTTAAACACAAAATAATGTGGATAAGAATAATCCTCCAAATATCTA carries:
- a CDS encoding T9SS C-terminal target domain-containing protein, with product MISFFSPKNDYSIPVGHLNSGMYILTLQIEGKNYSRKLMIR
- a CDS encoding flavodoxin, coding for MKKRLLILYHSQQGHTEKLAKACREGALMEKGVDVQLKRAFEVELKDIEEADGLIIATPEYFGYMSGAVKDFFDRTYYPSREKELQLPYCLLICCENDGSGAKRHIETIASGYILRKALETLIIREHELKDRINEAKELGQTFAAGLVLGIF
- a CDS encoding DNA-binding response regulator, with protein sequence MTTCIIVDDERNAREFLEKLINKHFPKKLIVLDTASSVNQAVNLIKKHHPELVFLDIQMPEEDGFELFKYFNNIFFDIIFTTAHKEYAIEAIRHAALDYLLKPINMIDLNDTIKRLERKGAVATNQQRITALLENMNNESGILNKIAVPTTNGYDLIKISGIMYCEGMDNYNKLVTFSGKEVLVTKTLKKMEELLPTETFFRIHKSVLVNLNHISEYKRGDGYSVILTNGKKLPVSHRKNESLVKRLTGKV
- a CDS encoding T9SS C-terminal target domain-containing protein; this translates as MRLIIITLFLYAWGLTYSQNCLDLSAYSDSYLQDVSTDDVTYPVGSAFISNNFITYVKPSIGNAYGYILGDTLKFDGELDIDVSTFTCSNKKLEFYNGEWGHFGIAVDNDTIFTGPATPPTNYVGTGWVYEYDGNLKFTITGDFNIVSLLSGPNQEVFGTCLSCEEESSCLDLSAYSDSYLQDVSTDDITYPVGSAFISNNFISYVKPSIGNAYGYILGDTLKFDGELDIDVSTFTCSKKKLEFYNGEWGHFGIAVDNDTIFTGPATPPTNYVGTGWVYEYDGNLKFTITGDFNIVSLLSGPNQEVFGTCLSCEEESLNIKEINSFYPVLYPNPIDDILNIKIADYEKYTARIYSVSGINLGNFEISESPASFRLSYLKSGIYFVKLENVSGKVFHYKIVKL